One genomic window of Camelina sativa cultivar DH55 chromosome 5, Cs, whole genome shotgun sequence includes the following:
- the LOC104784638 gene encoding rho GTPase-activating protein 3 gives MTNFSRSKSTGTIGFKPSRPGPDIYENIHKNYDDEYEEEEHSTTSTDYYDASTPLSSHASRSGNGSAGSGQLTIVDLLAAVLRKSLVMSCTMERRDDDLAAASSMDIGWPTEVKHVSHVTFDRFNGFLGLPSELEPEVPPRAPSASVSVFGVSAKSMQCSYDDRGNSVPTILLRMQKRLYTEGGLRAEGIFRINPDNGKEEHVRRQLNRGVIPRGIDVHCLAGLIKAWFRELPTGVLDVLTPEQVMRCNTEDDCSRLVTLLPPVESALLDWAIGLMADVVEHEQFNKMNARNVAMVFAPNMTQMADPLTALIHAVQVMNFLKTLILMNLKERENADAKARWLDKQTSDPSEEWESQHSEILSPEKPNNNNPKFLRVATLCRLEADNEEEFWNVKKRNDNEAVLDASSGNKNIGPVQRLSKHPLFQLSKSTKKTFVSNRDEGRKGREAWGSRLSSLPW, from the exons aTGACTAACTTCTCCCGATCCAAATCCACAGGAACTATCGGGTTTAAACCGAGCCGACCGGGTCCAGACATATACGAGAACATCCACAAGAACTATGACGACGagtacgaagaagaagaacatagcACTACGAGCACAGACTACTACGACGCTTCGACGCCGTTGAGCTCACACGCGTCAAGATCCGGGAACGGATCCGCGGGTTCGGGTCAGCTAACGATCGTAGACCTTCTTGCGGCGGTTCTAAGGAAGTCGCTGGTGATGTCGTGCACCATGGAGAGAAGGGACGATGACTTGGCGGCAGCGTCGTCTATGGATATAGGTTGGCCGACGGAGGTTAAGCACGTGAGTCACGTGACTTTTGACCGGTTTAATGGTTTTCTCGGTCTTCCTTCTGAGCTCGAACCGGAGGTTCCTCCTCGAGCTCCTAGCGCCAG TGTAAGTGTATTTGGAGTATCGGCGAAGTCAATGCAATGCTCATATGACGACAGAGGAAACAGTGTCCCAACAATCCTCCTCAGGATGCAAAAACGTCTATACACTGAAGGAGGTCTTAGA GCAGAAGGAATATTCCGTATAAATCCAGACAACGGCAAAGAAGAGCATGTCCGGAGGCAGCTTAACCGCGGTGTGATACCACGTGGAATTGACGTTCATTGCTTGGCGGGTTTAATAAAG GCTTGGTTTAGGGAGTTACCTACAGGAGTGCTTGATGTGTTGACACCAGAGCAAGTGATGAGGTGTAACACAGAGGACGATTGTAGCCGGCTCGTGACTCTACTTCCTCCGGTTGAATCTGCGCTTCTGGACTGGGCCATCGGTCTAATGGCTGATGTCGTGGAGCATGAACAGTTCAACAAAATGAATGCTCGCAATGTTGCCATGGTCTTTGCCCCAAACATGACTCAA ATGGCAGATCCTTTAACTGCACTGATCCATGCGGTGCAAGTGATGAATTTTCTAAAGACTTTAATCTTAATGAACCTCAAAGAGAGGGAAAACGCAGACGCGAAAGCAAGGTGGCTAGACAAACAAACATCTGATCCATCAGAAGAATGGGAATCACAACACTCTGAGATATTAAGCCCTGAGAAACCCAACAATAATAACCCTAAGTTCTTGAGAGTGGCTACTCTCTGTAGGTTAGAGGCTGACAATGAAGAAGAGTTTTGGAACGTGAAGAAGAGAAACGATAACGAAGCTGTTTTAGATGCTTCGTCGGGTAATAAAAACATCGGCCCAGTACAGAGGTTGAGTAAGCATCCTTTGTTTCAGTTAAGCAAATCCACGAAGAAAACTTTTGTAAGTAATCGTGATGAAGGAAGAAAAGGACGAGAAGCTTGGGGTTCACGTCTCTCTTCTTTGccttggtaa
- the LOC104784639 gene encoding CDPK-related kinase 3-like, whose amino-acid sequence MGQCYGKANQSKQNGEEEANTTTYVVSGDGNQIQPFTPVNYGRAKNTPARSSNPSPWPSPFPHGSASPLPTGVSPSPARTSTPRRFFRRPFPPPSPAKHIKASLIKRLGGVKPKEGPIPEERGTEPEQSLDKSFGYGKNFGAKYELGKEVGRGHFGHTCSGRGKKGDIKDHPIAVKIISKAKMTTAIAIEDVRREVKLLKSLSGHKNLIRYYDACEDANNVYIVMELCEGGELLDRILARGGKYPEEDAKAIIVQILTFVSFCHLQGVVHRDLKPENFLFTSSSEDSDLKLIDFGLSDFIRPDERLNDIVGSAYYVAPEVLHRSYSLEADIWSIGVITYILLCGSRPFWARTESGIFRTVLRTEPNYDDIPWPSCSSEGKEFVKRLLNKDYRKRMSAVQALTHPWLRDDSRVIPLDILIYKLVKAYLHATPLRRAALKALAKALTENELVYLRAQFMLLGPNKDGSVSLENFKMALTQNATDAMRESRVPEILQTMESLAYRKMYFEEFCAAAISIHQLEAVEAWEEIATAGFQHFETEGNRVITIEELARELNVGASAYGHLREWVRSSDGKLSYVGFTKFLHGVTLRAAHARPR is encoded by the exons ATGGGGCAATGTTACGGGAAGGCTAATCAGAGTAAGCagaatggtgaagaagaagctaacaCGACTACTTATGTAGTCTCCGGTGATGGGAATCAGATTCAGCCTTTTACCCCGGTTAATTACGGACGAGCTAAGAACACTCCTGCTAGGTCTTCGAACCCGAGTCCTTGGCCTAGTCCTTTCCCTCACGGATCAGCGAGTCCTCTTCCTACCGGTGTTTCTCCTTCTCCGGCGAGAACCTCCACTCCGAGGAGGTTTTTCCGACGGCCTTTCCCTCCGCCTTCTCCGGCTAAACACATTAAGGCTTCCTTGATCAAAAGGCTTGGTGGAGTGAAGCCTAAGGAAGGTCCGATCCCTGAGGAGAGAGGTACTGAGCCTGAGCAGTCTCTTGATAAGAGCTTTGGTTATGGCAAGAATTTTGGGGCTAAGTATGAATTGGGGAAAGAAGTGGGTCGAGGGCACTTTGGTCATACTTGTTCTGGTCGTGGCAAGAAGGGTGACATTAAGGATCATCCTATTGCTGTCAAGATTATCTCCAAGGCTAAG ATGACGACAGCAATTGCAATTGAAGATGTTCGCAGGGAGGTGAAGTTACTGAAATCATTATCCGGGCACAAAAATCTAATCAGATACTATGATGCATGTGAGGACGCCAATAATGTATACATTGTCATGGA GTTGTGTGAGGGTGGAGAACTTTTGGACAGAATTTTAGCAAG GGGTGGGAAATACCCAGAGGAAGACGCAAAGGCTATTATCGTACAAATTCTAACTTTTGTTTCATTCTGTCATCTCCAAGGAGTTGTTCATAGGGACTTGAAGCCAGAG aattttttatttacatctAGCTCTGAAGACTCAGACTTGAAGCTTATTGATTTTGGTCTCTCAGACTTCATCAGACCTG ATGAAAGGCTAAATGATATTGTTGGAAGTGCTTATTATGTTGCGCCAGAAGTTCTACACAGATCATATAGTCTTGAAGCTGATATATGGAGTATTGGagttattacatatatactctTATGTGGAAGCCGACCGTTCTGGGCACGGACAGAATCTGGAATCTTTCGCACAGTGCTAAGAACTGAACCAAACTATGATGACATACCTTGGCCTTCTTGTTCATCAGAAGGTAAAGAATTTGTGAAACGACTTCTCAACAAAGACTATAGGAAACGAATGTCTGCAGTACAAGCATTGA CTCATCCATGGTTACGGGATGATAGTCGTGTGATTCCTTTAGATATTCTGATCTATAAGTTGGTCAAAGCCTACTTGCACGCTACACCTCTTAGACGTGCTGCTTTAAAG GCGCTAGCGAAAGCATTGACTGAAAACGAGCTTGTCTATCTAAGAGCACAGTTCATGCTCTTGGGACCAAACAAAGATGGAAGTGTCTCCCTTGAAAACTTCAAGATG GCGCTTACGCAAAACGCAACAGACGCTATGAGAGAGTCAAGGGTTCCTGAAATTCTGCAAACG ATGGAATCTCTAGCGTATAGGAAGATGTATTTTGAAGAGTTTTGTGCAGCAGCAATTAGCATCCATCAACTAGAAGCTGTTGAAGCTTGGGAAGAGATTGCTACCGCGGGTTTCCAGCATTTTGAAACCGAAGGAAACCGAGTGATCACAATCGAAGAACTAGCAAGG GAGTTGAACGTGGGTGCGTCTGCGTATGGACACTTGAGAGAATGGGTAAGAAGCAGTGACGGGAAGCTGAGTTACGTAGGGTTCACCAAATTCTTGCACGGAGTTACTCTTCGTGCTGCTCACGCAAGACCTCGCTAG